A window from Setaria italica strain Yugu1 chromosome VIII, Setaria_italica_v2.0, whole genome shotgun sequence encodes these proteins:
- the LOC101781302 gene encoding plastid-lipid-associated protein 6, chloroplastic, which yields MAMAAPWSSPSCCPATASTSAPRLLGPRSLRGAASLAGSSSRSCKLPRRRQLSVCATAAAPPPPVDYAGNSNASTDADYVASLKVKLLSAVSGLNRGLAASQEDLDRADAAARELEAAGGGPVDLNKDLDRLQGRWRLVYSSAFSSRTLGGSRPGPPTGRLLPITLGQVFQRIDVVSRDFDNIVELELGAPWPLPPVEATATLAHKFEVVGTSGIKINFEKTTVKTKGSLSQLPPLEVPRIPDNLRPPSNTGSGEFEVTYLDDDTRVTRGDRGELRVFVIA from the exons atggccatggccgcgCCGTGGTCGTCGCCGTCTTGCTGCCCCGCCACCGCGTCGACAAGCGCTCCGCGGCTGCTTGGCCCGCGGAGCCTCCGGGGCGCGGCCTCCTTGGCTGGTTCCAGCAGCAGGAGCTGCaagctgccgcggcggcggcagctgtcCGTCTGCgccacggcggccgcgccgccgccgcccgtggactACGCGGGCAACAGCAACGCCAGCACCGACGCCGACTACGTGGCCTCGCTCAAGGTCAAGCTGCTG AGCGCGGTGTCTGGGCTGAACCGGGGCCTGGCGGCGAGCCAGGAGGACCTTGACcgcgcggacgcggcggcgcgggagctggaggcggcgggcggcgggcccgTCGACCTCAACAAGGACCTCGACCGGCTGCAGGGCCGGTGGCGGCTGGTGTACAGCAGCGCCTTCTCGTCGCGGACGCTCGGCGGCAGCCGGCCCGGCCCGCccaccggccgcctcctccccatcACGCTCGGCCAGGTGTTCCAGCGGATCGACGTCGTCAGCCGCGACTTCGACAACATCGTCGAGCTCGAGCTCGGCGCGCCCTGGCCGCTCCCGCCCGTCGAGGCCACCGCCACGCTCGCGCACAAGTTCGAGGTCGTCG GGACGTCGGGCATCAAGATCAATTTCGAGAAGacgacggtgaagacgaaggggAGCCTGTCGCAGCTGCCGCCGCTGGAGGTGCCGCGGATCCCCGACAACCTCCGGCCGCCGTCCAACACCGGGAGCGGCGAGTTCGAGGTGACGTACCTCGACGACGACACGCGCGTCACCCGCGGGGACAGGGGCGAGCTCCGGGTCTTCGTCATCGCGTGA
- the LOC101763083 gene encoding ergosterol biosynthetic protein 28 has product MAGVWTKGGVPALGWWLIAVGTFRSGYTLSCFFGSAAFCSATFSEIAMTGVHGRTAAVWTLLSCTLCFLCAFNLGSKPVYAATLRSFVYAIGYLAVECLVYHTMSAARLSLFIFIAGTSIVWMLLQWNSHGHGPRPREASVELRRVPQTLVAQSPSMSLEPLA; this is encoded by the exons ATGGCCGGAGTATGGACGAAGGGCGGCGTGCCGGCGCTGGGGTGGTGGCTCATCGCCGTCGGTACCTTCCGCTCCGGCTACACCCTGTCCTGCTTCTTCGGCTCCGCGGCGTTCTGCTCGGCCACCTTCTCCGAGATAGCGA TGACCGGCGTACATGGGCGGACGGCCGCGGTGTGGACTCTGCTGTCATGTACTCTCTGCTTCCTGTGCGCCTTCAACCTCGGTAGCAAGCCGGTCTACGCCGCCACCTTGCGGTCCTTCGTCTACGCCATCGGCTACCTTGCCGTCGAGTGCCTGGTGTACCACACCATGAGTGCAGCTAGACTCTCCCTGTTCATCTTCATTGCAG GGACATCCATTGTTTGGATGCTGCTTCAGTGGAACTCCCATGGCCATGGCCCCCGTCCCCGTGAGGCTTCAGTGGAACTGCGTCGCGTTCCCCAAACCCTCGTGGCGCAGAGTCCGTCCATGTCGCTGGAACCATTAGCCTGA
- the LOC101763487 gene encoding ergosterol biosynthetic protein 28, with product MAGAWTKGGVPALGWWLIAVGTFRSGYTWSCFFGSAAFCSATFSEIAMTGVHGRTVAVWTLLSCTLCFLCAFNLGSKPVYAATFLSFVYAIGYLAVECLVYHTMSAARLSLFIFIAGTSIVWMLLQWNSHGHGPRPREATKQA from the exons ATGGCCGGAGCATGGACGAAGGGCGGCGTGCCCGCGCTGGGGTGGTGGCTCATCGCCGTCGGCACCTTCCGATCCGGCTACACCTGGTCCTGCTTCTTCGGCTCCGCGGCGTTCTGCTCGGCCACCTTCTCCGAGATAGCGA TGACCGGCGTACATGGGCGGACGGTCGCGGTGTGGACTCTGCTGTCGTGCACGCTCTGCTTCCTGTGCGCCTTCAACCTCGGTAGCAAGCCGGTCTACGCCGCCACCTTCCTATCCTTCGTCTACGCCATCGGCTACCTTGCCGTCGAGTGCCTGGTGTACCACACCATGAGTGCAGCTAGACTCTCCCTGTTCATCTTCATTGCAG GGACATCCATTGTTTGGATGCTGCTTCAGTGGAACTCCCATGGCCATGGCCCCCGTCCCCGTGAGGCTACCAAGCAGGCCTGA
- the LOC101781697 gene encoding 3-hydroxyisobutyryl-CoA hydrolase 1, producing the protein MASLRPESTGGAEADQLLVEENGSTRTLILNRPKQLNALSSAMIKGLLRCFVAYEEEDGVKLLIMKGKGRAFCAGGDVTATIRSIHNEGWKWGADFFRNQYSLDYIIATYTKPQVSLLTGIVMGGGAGVSLHGRFRVATDKTVFAMPETALGLFPDVGASYFLSRLPGFYGEYVALAGARLDGAEMLACGLATHFVRSNRLVLLEESLKKLDTSNTSAVCDIINQFAEKPPLKENSSLNRLDIINKCFSKRTVEEIISALEQVASNLADEWVVVTIQSLKKASPTSLKISLRSIREGRTETIGECLRREYRIVCHVLQGDFSKDFYEGSRALLIDKDQNPRWMPPRLEQVDDEAVEQYFSRMDDPWCEDLNLPTRRYNGTNTESKL; encoded by the exons atgGCCTCGCTGCGTCCCGAAAGCACTGGGGGTGCAGAGGCCGACCAG CTTTTGGTAGAAGAAAATGGGTCTACACGGACACTGATTTTGAACCGGCCAAAGCAGTTGAATGCACTGTCCTCCGCAATG ATCAAGGGACTCTTGAGGTGTTTCGTTGCGtatgaggaagaagatggagttaAATTGTTGATTATGAAG GGGAAAGGAAGAGCATTTTGCGCTGGAGGTGATGTCACTGCAACTATCCGGTCTATCCATAATG AGGGCTGGAAATGGGGTGCCGATTTCTTCAGAAATCAGTATTCGTTAGATTACATAATTGCAACTTATACCAAACCGCAG GTTTCTCTTCTAACTGGAATTGTCATGGGTGGAGGTGCTGGTGTTTCTTTACATGGAAGATTTCGAGTTGCCACTGATAAGACG GTTTTTGCAATGCCAGAAACAGCTCTGGGTCTCTTTCCAGATGTAGGGGCCTCATATTTTCTGTCTAGGCTACCCGGGTTCTATG GAGAGTATGTTGCTCTTGCTGGTGCCAGATTGGATGGTGCGGAAATGCTTGCATGCGGTCTAGCAACTCATTTTGTCCGGTCAAAT AGGCTGGTATTGCTGGAAGAATCACTTAAAAAGTTGGATACGTCCAATACTTCTGCTGTGTGCGATATTATCAATCAATTTGCTGAAAAGCCTCCACTGAAAGAAAACAGTTCTTTAAATAG GTTGGATATCATCAATAAATGCTTTTCCAAAAGGACAGTTGAAGAAATTATATCGGCTCTT GAGCAAGTGGCCTCAAATTTGGCTGATGAATGGGTGGTTGTGACAATCCAGTCCTTGAAAAAGGCTTCTCCTACCAGTCTAAAAATCTCCCTGAGATCG ATAAGAGAAGGGAGAACAGAAACTATTGGGGAGTGCTTGCGTCGAGAATATAGGATAGTTTGCCATGTCCTGCAAGGTGACTTCAGCAAAGACTTCTATGAG GGAAGCAGAGCTTTACTGATAGATAAAGATCAAAACCCAAGG TGGATGCCTCCAAGGTTGGAACAAGTGGATGACGAGGCAGTTGAACAATATTTCTCAAGAATGGATGATCCATGGTGTGAAGATTTGAACCTACCTACCAGACGTTACAATGGAACTAATACTGAGTCCAAGCTTTGA